GACGACGGACCAGACCGCCGATTCCGCTGTTTTGTCCAAGGCGGCCGATGTGTTGTCTCCAACATTATTCAGCGACGAAAAGACCCGCGCCGCTTATCAGACGGCTAAAGATATCCCTGAAGTCCTGGAGCAGATTCCCTGCTTCTGCGGCTGCCTGTCGAATTTCGGTCACAAGAACAATCTCTTCTGCTTTAAGGACCAGCATGGCGCAGGGTGCAACATGTGTCAGGACATTGCCCTCGACGCCAGGAAAATGCACGACCAGGGCCTGTCGATCGCCCGGATCCAGGAGAAGATCAAAGCGATATATTCGCAATACCAGGAATGAAGACGGCCTTTGACCAGGGTAAGGGCCCCGCGGTCCTGCTGATCCACGCATTCCCGCTCAATCACACCATGTGGGAGCCGCAGCTGGCGTCCTTTACATCCGAATTCCGTGTCGTTGCGCCCGACGTTCGCGGGTTCGGCCGGTCACAACCACAGTCGCCCTGGACAATGGAGGAGGCTGCCGACGACATCAACGCATTGCTGGACTCATCGGGGGTCGAGACCTGCGCTGTCGCCGGAGTTTCCATGGGCGGATACATAGCCCTGGCATTCTGGTCGAAATATCCGCAGCGTGTGCGCCGGCTGATTCTGGCCAACACCCGCGCACGCGCCGACACCGAAACTGAAAAAACAGCCCGCAATGAGATGATCGCCGGACTCCAGCAGAACGGAACTGCGCTATTGCCGGATCGGATGCTGCCCCGGCTGCTCCGGCCGAATGCGTCTCAGGAGACGGTTCAGGCTGTCCGGAAAATGATCGATGCAGTCCATCCGTCCGCGGCCATTTACGCTGTGATGGCGATGCGGGACCGGGTCGACTTCTCTTCCGCCGTCCATCGGATCCAATGCCCCACCATGGTCGTCACCGGTTCCGACGATGTCATTATCTCCGCCGGAGAAGCCCGCGCCCTCGCCGGAACGATATCGGGCTGCCGGTTTTTCGAGGTTCCACACTCCGGACATCTCAGCAACCTTGAAAACCCGGAGGAATTCAATCGCGCATTACTTGCGTTTCTGCGTCCCTGAGAAGGACGTGCACTGCCTGTACGTCGAACGGCTTTGGGAAATATGGAAGCCGCTCATCTTCGAGAAATTGGATAGTTGCCGGATTACTGGTGTCTCCAGTCAGAAATACAAAACGCCGCTTATAAACAGGCTTGACTGCCGACAGCTTGCGATAAAGCTCAATACCGCTTCCTCCGGGCATTTTGATATCGCTGATAATGAAGTCGTATTCCCTGGAAGTGGCGAGCTTCATGGCGTCGTCCAATGTTGACGCGGTGTCCGCGCTGCTGCCGTCGCGGATCAGCATCCTTTGAATGATCGTGGCAATCTCCACTTCATCGTCAACCACCAGAAATACACGCGGAGCCAACGTAA
This genomic window from Terriglobia bacterium contains:
- a CDS encoding CYCXC family (seleno)protein, with the protein product MKSISKQNLTLGIAAVVIMGGIGWALLRGTSDQTADQTTDQTADSAVLSKAADVLSPTLFSDEKTRAAYQTAKDIPEVLEQIPCFCGCLSNFGHKNNLFCFKDQHGAGCNMCQDIALDARKMHDQGLSIARIQEKIKAIYSQYQE
- a CDS encoding alpha/beta hydrolase, producing the protein MKTAFDQGKGPAVLLIHAFPLNHTMWEPQLASFTSEFRVVAPDVRGFGRSQPQSPWTMEEAADDINALLDSSGVETCAVAGVSMGGYIALAFWSKYPQRVRRLILANTRARADTETEKTARNEMIAGLQQNGTALLPDRMLPRLLRPNASQETVQAVRKMIDAVHPSAAIYAVMAMRDRVDFSSAVHRIQCPTMVVTGSDDVIISAGEARALAGTISGCRFFEVPHSGHLSNLENPEEFNRALLAFLRP
- a CDS encoding response regulator, which gives rise to SGIAKQDLKKVFDPFFTTKPLGKGTGLGLSISYGIVREHGGDIEIHSQPGHRTRVTITLPAFSPLSSPPPQQTTTGVTLAPRVFLVVDDEVEIATIIQRMLIRDGSSADTASTLDDAMKLATSREYDFIISDIKMPGGSGIELYRKLSAVKPVYKRRFVFLTGDTSNPATIQFLEDERLPYFPKPFDVQAVHVLLRDAETQVMRD